The DNA region AATAGTAATCAAGTAACATTAAAATTTCACTAATATCTTCAAagtgtttctttattttattggaaactTGATTCGACCAGCTCCAGACCTTTTTGAAAGTTAAAATGCAACTGCTTTCTATGAAGGTCAAAGAATTCTTTCTGAAATTCTACAAATTATATAAAGCATTACTTAGACTTACACCTTTTTTTCTAAGTTAAATTCAATACAAGAACCtcacaaaaattgtaaaaagctAAAAgtcagttattatattatttgataGCGAGAAATTGTGTCAAATTATAGTATATTGCCAGTGTTTAcagtgtaataataaaaatattggaaacAATGAAATGAAATGgttatattgattttattaaagtatGTGCTCTGGTTCAATTCTGTTTGCACATTCGTTAAAATTGTTAGAAAATTCTCCATTGGAAATCAGCACAGAGGGCACTTCctttctcaatttaaaaaagctgtacTTACACTTcttatttaatgtatttatttgaaTGACAATTTACATGATATTAAATGTAGTGAAGcctcttcaatatttttttgtgaatcTAACATTACATATTGCATAGGGAGTTCTTATAAATATTAGGCTTCTTGAAAAATGTATATGAAAGAAGTCTTTCAtatttccaatatttaaaaagaatggaGGCATTGCAAGATCAGATATCAATTTTCTTTGTTAAAATCTTTTAGATCTAATACGCCGATTTCCCAATAACAatctcataaatttttttaaaagcaaattaaagctgttaaaaataaaatttaaattttaagtattggGTTAGGTTAGACTCAATAAATTGGACAAATCAGGACACTACAAAAATAGGAAAGCTTATTGTTTATCTATATTGGtcattaaaatactaaaaataaactaatacatGCTTTTTAAGACTTTCATTTTGTTAATtctaattacttttattttatatatttagtgtTATGGCAGTGAACTTGGTCTAACAAGCGACGACGAAGACTACATCTCCCCCACCCAATACGAGGAGAAATTTTCGTCCGTACTCTCAGTGGTCTCTTTTCGCGACTCTTTTAGCGAAGTAGAATCGAGCCAAATTAGCGAATCAATAACCAGCGATCAAATGGTCTCCGACGATAAAATGGACGATTTGGGCAGATCCAACTCACGCGAATCCAGTGAAACAAAAGTGATCGGAGGACAAACCCACATTGAAAATTCAGATTCCGAAAGTGACAAACCGATAAGGTAGTTTATGGTAAAAGTCTTGAGTTGTTTGAAAAAGTAAGAATTTGTTTTAGTATGAAAACTGAGCCATCTACAATTGAATGCCCAGCCTCTCATGAAGGCAGAGTTCTACTCAATGAGATTTATCCTATTCACATTGATCAGCTTTTCACACTATTGTTCACCTCTTCTAAATTCTATATTGATTTCCATGCATCTCAGAAAACTTCTGATCTTACTCAGACTCCTTGGACTCACAACCCATTAGACAATAGTAAAAGTCGAGTTGTTAACTTGACAATGTCTTTGGGGCAAACTATGGGTCCAAAAACTTGCCAGGTAAGTTTTAGTCAAAGTATtcagaattttaaatatctctatcatgttcataatttaatgcatttaataaaaatgcatagCTCAGCCAcagtacaaaattaaatattaggctaataaataataaatcagagGATAATAAATACTAATATGTTTTATAAGTTATATCATTATAAGTCAGATTGAATTATCAAAGTTCTAGAtttgataaaaatcaataaatgtaATAGAACTAACCATAGGTAtcttaatcttaattaaaattggaaataatcTCAGTTGATTTATGGGtgtaaaaaccatttttaatatcattctgtaaaacatcaattttaaatcaactttataATCATAGATgtacctaaatatttaatgaaataaatttttggttctTAATTGTGATAATTAACTACATATTGTAGAGTTGgaaaaagtaaacattttaaaaagctGGTTTTAATTTTGGACTGCCTTCGAGCAGTCTTTTTTAGCTTCTTGTAATtgtaaaatactaatattattaaaaaggagTTAACTTAACATCAATAATGTCCactaataatacaataaaaagtACTTTATCCATTACTCAAACCACCAATGTTGAAATTATATATCTAGGCATTATAGATAATAAATTGTTCCATGATAAGTTACtaataaattatagaaaaatgaaaGTTACTGAAAATATGGCTTTTAACCTAATGAGATATAATTGGCTTggctatatttttaatataagtaaaaacagaagattattaatgaattattgattattaaaataaattatgttcttAATTAAGTATCCCTGTGAGTTTTAATAGTTTGAAtactaaaatttataaagaagcTACCAAATCAGGggaattaaaaacataaatatatattttgacaCAAGGTGTAGGTGAGGTGCTAAACTTCAGTTAATTTCTATTCTAatgaaatctaaaaataaataattgttaaagGTAAATAAAGTTGCTAGTTTAATAATGTTGTAATTGTCtattgataaatatatatttaaggtTATTCCGTTATGATTACAGCAGTCTTGTAAGATTttcaagtttctttttttagggaacaattattattttatatatttatgtttcaAAAATAGTTCTCAAATAGCCCATAttttatgtgtacaaatttacgtatgatctaaatataattatacgtattttcatatattaatgaaaactttttatttagctgaattatttaattagatcAATAATTGTGCGTACAAGcatctataaatatttcttacaaATTAATTGAGAAAGTGAATCTAGCAGGATATTTCATTTGTTTCTTGATTacttttaaatagaatatttagtttatttttcgcgGTCTTTTAATTCGTTTATTCTCGTTTGTCAGttaaaaagcaataaatgatatttaataaataaataaatatattgcacTGTACTAACTATTTTGTACTGAATCATAGCTCATTTGTCACTTCTTTTGTATTAGAATCTGTCAGTTATTTTGCAGAAAGCTGTTAATCCAAAAATAGTAGGTTCTTGACCGTAAAAATGaatatacaaaaacaaaatgaaatgaCAAAACATCACACAACAGTCATACTTTCTCCGTTAAGAAATGCCTAGCTTTGGTTTGTTGAAAAATGTGTTAATGAGGAAATATGTCTCATCCGAATCATTCACAAGctaaattttgaacaattttaaaaactttattgagAGCTTTGTATAACCAATAAAATGAAGTTTAAGACGATAATAAGGTATCGAGTTTTGCgaatttaactaaaatatatcTTGGAGTGAAGGTCCCATGCCGAGGgtatagttttaataaataaaaggtttCAAAAAATACAGACTCATGTTCTCTTTActtgttttatttgttatagCATGACGTTTCGTCTCGGATTTAAGATGGCTAGGAAGTTCTGTAATTATGTAACTGTTGCTTTGTTTGCGTGTTTGTTTGTATCCTAGCCCTCTGAAGAAGTCAGAAAGGGAAAGTGCGGCTGTATTTAGAATACTCAGACTCAAAAAAATTCAGGAATCTCCAAAACACGTTTgtttaaaatttctcaaaaccCAACAGCTCTCGCTCCACATCATGGCCGCCTGTAGACTGTCATACCACacggtaaaataaatattagcaaTCTAGCAGCGCAGCGCCAAGGCATGATTCACCAAAATATGTACAAAGGTGGTAAATACaacatattaaagaaatatggaTTTATATGGGTTATAAATCTTCAAAtctaataaagaaaacaaaaggaatgtaaacaggctgtatttttggaaaccttttatttataaaatgtttctaGTAATAATatcactttttatatttaaagttgaaaagtttaatgtgtataaataatttgtttattaaaatttaaaaaaaaaatctaagttgagttatgcaaagttatgttcaatttaaatttaacaaattattataatgaaaaattatatataatttaggtAACCGAACGACACACTATGCTACCCTGTAGCAAATCGGGAAGCCTTTACTCGGTAGACGTAGAAAGCGTCAACGCGGGAATCCCATACGCCGACAGTTTCTACGTAACTGCCCACTACTGCCTTAAAAAAGTCTCAGAAACGCACACTTCGATCCACGTAACTGGccagttaaaatttaaaaagaacgTGTGGGGTCTCGTTAAGGGAATGATTGAAAGAAACGTTTGGTCCGGTTTAGAAGACTTTTTTGGCAAACTAAAGGATGCTTTACAAGTCGAATGCGAAGAAAACGTACCGGAACAACGAAAGTCCAGACGAAAACGTCGTTTGCATTCCATGCCAAAGTACAGCACGGAAGACCTAAGGCTAAACGTTCCGCGCAAAAAACTGGCCCAAACAGGCAGTATTTTCACCACAGAAGTCTGCACGATAATCGTTTTTGTAGTCCTACTAATCCTTCTAGTCTTAAATGTACTACTATATTACAAACTGTGGTATCTGGAAGAAACCTCGCCCGCTATGAAGATAATGGATCTTAGCAGCTTGAAGCTTCCGCCTAAGTCTCACGAGGAGTGGATTCAACTATTGCAGCAACAAGAATATACGCGGACAATCGAGGCGCAAAAGTGGCAAAAGACGCTGACGCACGTGGTCAGTTTATTGAGGAAAGCGGAGGACGCTTTGGAGGAATTGAGGAGGTCCATCCATCCGAATTATATGGACAAGGTGGTCGATGAAGTGCTAGAGAAGAAGGCAGGTAAAGCGGAGTTGTAGAGtaagaattttagaaaatatgtagGGTCTCTTGAAAAATcgctaagtttttttt from Anthonomus grandis grandis chromosome 8, icAntGran1.3, whole genome shotgun sequence includes:
- the LOC126739382 gene encoding protein Aster-B-like encodes the protein MMPSSSTSINDKVTTNNDSKSSSISPSSSPRSSPRPSPQPESKEDHSKIDTTPNLELKETFKHESTPSSQDSSTSRLSTTSSPDPSPQGESKLSDLSNKDRKDLRPKKKSSWFNSLYPTYKSRSEDFKKLFDVPADERLVVDYYCALQKDILIQGHLYTTQNYLCFYANIFGWETNLTLKWKDVAAITKEKTALVIPNAVLICTKTEKYFFTSLMQRDKAYLMLFRIWQNALMDQPMTQQEMWTLVHQCYGSELGLTSDDEDYISPTQYEEKFSSVLSVVSFRDSFSEVESSQISESITSDQMVSDDKMDDLGRSNSRESSETKVIGGQTHIENSDSESDKPISMKTEPSTIECPASHEGRVLLNEIYPIHIDQLFTLLFTSSKFYIDFHASQKTSDLTQTPWTHNPLDNSKSRVVNLTMSLGQTMGPKTCQVTERHTMLPCSKSGSLYSVDVESVNAGIPYADSFYVTAHYCLKKVSETHTSIHVTGQLKFKKNVWGLVKGMIERNVWSGLEDFFGKLKDALQVECEENVPEQRKSRRKRRLHSMPKYSTEDLRLNVPRKKLAQTGSIFTTEVCTIIVFVVLLILLVLNVLLYYKLWYLEETSPAMKIMDLSSLKLPPKSHEEWIQLLQQQEYTRTIEAQKWQKTLTHVVSLLRKAEDALEELRRSIHPNYMDKVVDEVLEKKAGKAEL